A genomic window from Glycine soja cultivar W05 chromosome 10, ASM419377v2, whole genome shotgun sequence includes:
- the LOC114369528 gene encoding LOB domain-containing protein 38-like, producing MSCNGCRVLRKGCSDDCMLRHCLLWIENPQAQAHATLFVTKFFGRATLMSFLSTVPPNQRSALFESLLYEAVGRTINPVNGAVGLLWTGNWHLCQMGVEKVLRGGAAAALTPLIPQVITTSVVRGEIMCHQPKKQCVGTPSEDEESETSTFASRPQDSAPQPQTNLLTLFF from the exons atgAGCTGCAATGGTTGTCGAGTCCTCCGAAAGGGTTGCAGTGACGACTGCATGCTACGACATTGCCTACTGTGGATAGAGAACCCACAAGCCCAAGCTCACGCCACCCTCTTCGTCACCAAGTTCTTCGGCCGTGCCACTCTCATGTCTTTCCTTTCCACCGTACCCCCCAACCAAAGATCCG CTTTGTTTGAGTCACTGCTCTATGAAGCAGTGGGGCGTACTATAAATCCAGTGAATGGAGCAGTGGGGCTGTTGTGGACAGGGAACTGGCACCTCTGCCAAATGGGTGTGGAGAAAGTGCTACGAGGTGGTGCTGCTGCTGCGTTGACCCCACTGATCCCTCAAGTAATAACAACGAGTGTGGTGAGAGGTGAAATAATGTGTCACCAGCCAAAGAAGCAATGTGTGGGGACACCCTCTGAGGATGAGGAATCCGAGACCTCCACGTTCGCAAGTAGACCACAGGATTCTGCTCCTCAACCTCAAACCAACCTCCTTACACTATTcttctga
- the LOC114370829 gene encoding pentatricopeptide repeat-containing protein At5g43790 has protein sequence MLNLNHPILQKLQKCHNLNTLKQVHAQMLTTGLSFQTYYLSHLLNTSSKFASTYAFTIFNHIPNPTLFLYNTLISSLTHHSDQIHLAFSLYNHILTHKTLQPNSFTFPSLFKACASHPWLQHGPPLHAHVLKFLQPPYDPFVQNSLLNFYAKYGKLCVSRYLFDQISEPDLATWNTMLAAYAQSASHVSYSTSFEDADMSLEALHLFCDMQLSQIKPNEVTLVALISACSNLGALSQGAWAHGYVLRNNLKLNRFVGTALVDMYSKCGCLNLACQLFDELSDRDTFCYNAMIGGFAVHGHGNQALELYRNMKLEDLVPDGATIVVTMFACSHGGLVEEGLEIFESMKGVHGMEPKLEHYGCLIDLLGRAGRLKEAEERLQDMPMKPNAILWRSLLGAAKLHGNLEMGEAALKHLIELEPETSGNYVLLSNMYASIGRWNDVRRVRMLMKDHGVDKLPGFSLVEINGAMHEFLTGDKAHPFSKEIYSKIGEINRRLLEYGHKPRTSEVLFDVEEEDKEDFLSYHSERLAIAFALIASSSSMPIRIIKNLRVCGDCHAITKLISAAYQRDIIVRDRNRFHHFKDGSCSCLDYW, from the coding sequence ATGTTGAACTTGAACCACCCAATTCTCCAAAAGTTGCAAAAATGCCACAACCTAAACACCCTTAAGCAAGTCCATGCCCAAATGCTAACAACTGGTCTTTCATTCCAGACATACTATCTCAGTCACCTCCTTAACACATCCTCCAAATTTGCCTCAACCTATGCTTTTACCATCTTTAACCATATCCCAAACCCAACACTTTTTCTCTACAATACTCTCATTTCTTCATTGACTCATCACAGTGACCAAATTCATCTAGCCTTCTCACTTTACAACCATATTCTCACCCACAAGACCCTCCAACCCAATAGCTTCACTTTTCCCTCCCTGTTCAAGGCTTGTGCCTCTCATCCATGGCTCCAACATGGTCCTCCCCTCCATGCCCATGTTTTGAAATTCCTTCAACCCCCTTATGACCCTTTTGTCCAAAATTCATTGCTTAATTTCTATGCTAAATATGGAAAATTGTGTGTGTCTAGATATCTGTTCGATCAAATTAGTGAGCCTGATTTGGCCACATGGAATACCATGTTGGCTGCCTATGCACAAAGTGCAAGTCATGTTAGTTACTCAACCAGTTTTGAAGATGCTGATATGTCCTTAGAGGCATTGCATTTGTTCTGTGACATGCAGTTGTCTCAGATAAAGCCCAATGAAGTTACACTTGTGGCATTGATTAGTGCATGTTCTAATTTAGGTGCACTTAGTCAGGGTGCTTGGGCACATGGTTATGTGTTAAGGAACAATCTTAAACTGAATCGTTTTGTGGGGACTGCACTGGTGGATATGTATTCCAAATGTGGATGCCTTAATCTAGCATGCCAACTGTTTGATGAATTGTCTGACAGGGACACGTTTTGCTACAATGCCATGATTGGAGGGTTTGCAGTTCATGGTCATGGGAATCAGGCACTTGAACTGTATAGAAATATGAAACTTGAGGACCTAGTTCCTGATGGTGCAACTATTGTAGTTACTATGTTTGCGTGCTCTCATGGTGGATTGGTAGAGGAGGGCCTGGAGATTTTTGAGTCCATGAAGGGGGTTCATGGGATGGAGCCAAAACTTGAGCATTATGGATGCCTAATCGATCTTCTGGGTCGAGCTGGGAGATTAAAGGAAGCAGAGGAGAGGCTACAAGATATGCCCATGAAACCAAATGCAATTTTGTGGAGGTCTTTACTTGGTGCAGCAAAACTTCATGGTAACTTAGAGATGGGAGAAGCTGCTCTCAAACACTTAATAGAGCTAGAACCAGAAACAAGTGGAAACTATGTGCTTCTCTCTAATATGTATGCTAGCATTGGTAGGTGGAATGATGTGAGGAGAGTGAGGATGCTGATGAAAGATCATGGGGTTGACAAGTTGCCTGGTTTTAGCTTAGTGGAGATTAATGGTGCCATGCATGAATTTCTCACAGGTGACAAAGCTCATccattttcaaaagaaatatattcCAAGATTGGGGAGATAAATAGAAGACTGCTAGAATATGGTCACAAGCCAAGAACGTCAGAAGTTTTGTTtgatgtagaagaagaagataaggaAGATTTCCTCTCTTACCACAGCGAAAGACTAGCTATAGCGTTTGCACTAATAGCATCTTCTTCAAGTATGCCTATAAGAATTATTAAAAACCTTAGAGTTTGTGGGGATTGCCATGCTATTACCAAGCTAATATCAGCGGCATATCAAAGAGATATTATAGTTAGAGATCGAAATCGGTTTCACCATTTTAAGGATGGGAGTTGTTCTTGTCTAGATTACTGGTGA
- the LOC114371534 gene encoding mitotic checkpoint protein BUB3.1: MASAVPATGRELSNPPSDGITNLRFSNHSDHLLVSSWDKSVRLYDASANVLRGEFMHAGPVLDCCFHDDSSGFSVAADNTVRRLVFSSNKEDILGRHDAPVRCVEYSYAAGQLITGSWDKTLKCWDPRGASGQERTLVGTYPQPERVYSLSLVGHRLVVATAGRHVNIYDLRNMSQPEQRRESSLKYQTRCVRCYPNGTGYALSSVEGRVAMEFFDLSEASQAKKYAFKCHRKSEAGRDIVYPVNAIAFHPIYGTFATGGCDGYVNVWDGNNKKRLYQYSKYPTSVAALSFSRDGRLLAVASSYTFEEGPKSQEQDAIFVRSVNEIEVKPKPKVYPNPPA; this comes from the exons ATGGCATCTGCAGTGCCCGCGACGGGGCGAGAGTTGTCGAATCCTCCATCGGACGGCATCACCAATCTTCGATTCTCCAATCACAGCGATCATCTGTTGGTGTCCTCATGGGACAAG AGTGTCCGGTTGTATGATGCGAGTGCAAATGTGTTGAGAGGAGAGTTTATGCACGCTGGTCCCGTCCTCGATTGTTGCTTCCACGATGATTCCTCCGGCTTCAGTGTCGCCGCCGACAACACTGTTAGAAG GCTTGTCTTCAGCTCTAACAAAGAGGATATTCTAGGAAGGCATGATGCACCTGTTCGTTGTGTTGAGTACTCATATGCTGCAG GGCAATTGATCACTGGTAGTTGGGACAAAACCCTGAAATGTTGGGACCCTAGAGGTGCAAGTGGCCAAGAGCGCACACTTGTTGGAACATATCCACAGCCTGAGCGTGTGTACTCTCTCTCACTGGTTGGACATCGTCTGGTTGTAGCAACAGCTGGAAGACATGTTAATATCTATGATTTGAGAAACATGTCTCAACCTGAACAAAGAAGAGAATCTTCTTTAAAATATCAAACCAGATGTGTGCGCTGTTACCCTAATGGAACAG GATATGCACTTAGTTCTGTTGAGGGCCGGGTTGCAATGGAATTCTTTGACCTCTCAGAGGCTAGCCAAGCAAAAAA ATATGCTTTCAAGTGTCACAGGAAATCAGAAGCAGGAAGGGACATTGTCTATCCTGTAAATGCAATTGCATTCCACCCCAT ATATGGTACATTTGCCACGGGAGGTTGTGACGGGTATGTTAACGTATGGGACGGAAACAATAAGAAGAGGCTATACCAG TATTCAAAATATCCAACTAGCGTTGCAGCTCTTTCGTTTAGCAGAGATGGACGCCTGTTGGCTGTTGCATCAAGTTACACATTCGAAGAGGGACCTAAAAG CCAAGAACAAGATGCTATCTTCGTTCGTAGTGTAAATGAGATTGAGGTCAAGCCGAAACCCAAAGTCTATCCCAACCCTCCAGCATGA
- the LOC114371533 gene encoding QWRF motif-containing protein 2-like isoform X2, with amino-acid sequence MVAAISEDPLTSSNGTIPRRPKGRQVSSRYMSHSPSPSSTTTTTTTTSTSTSTSTTSSSSRRFPSPLLSHSTNSSTPLLPKRSQSVDRRRPRPATPLPEAAKLLVTSTRSLSVSFQGEAFSLPVSKTKAASATPTPRKAATPERRRATPVKGENSRPADQHRWPARTRHVDHLSKSVDIIDNKKKVVGNGNGNGFGKVVRALQQSMVVEGEKRRASFDGLGGLSLDLGKAELLKGNINANNHNKSSLASDLTASDTDSVSSGSTSGAHDSSGAAKGTKEPRGIVVSARFWQETNSRLRRLQDPGSPLSTSPASRIGVPNRNAQLKRYNSDGPMLSPRTMASPVRGNVNARPASPSKLWAGSSPSRGVSPARVRSTVASSINSGSGNTPSILSFSADVRRGKIGEDRIFDAHTLRLLYNRYVQWRFVNARADATFMVQKLNAERHLWNAWVTISELRHSVILKRIKLVLMRQKLKLTSILKGQISYLEEWALLDRDHSTSLLGATEALKASTLRLPVVEKAIADVPNLKDALGSAVDVMQAMASSIYSLSSKVEETNCLVAEILKVTSKERFLLEHCKEFLSSLAAMQVKDCSLRTHMLQLSRVPTSSCLTTRV; translated from the exons ATGGTGGCTGCCATTTCGGAAGACCCATTGACCTCTTCTAATGGCACCATCCCCAGAAGACCAAAGGGTAGGCAAGTTTCTTCAAGGTACATGTCTCACTCACCTTCACCTTCTTCAACCACAACTACAACAACAACTACTTCAACTTCAACTTCAACATCTACAACAAGTTCTTCTTCTCGTCGATTCCCTTCCCCTCTTCTCTCGCATTCCACCAATTCCTCCACCCCTTTGCTCCCAAAGCGTTCCCAATCGGTGGACCGCCGCCGCCCGCGCCCGGCGACGCCGCTTCCCGAGGCGGCGAAGCTTCTCGTGACTTCCACTAGGAGCCTGTCGGTTTCCTTTCAAGGAGAGGCCTTTTCGCTGCCCGTTAGCAAGACCAAGGCCGCCAGCGCCACCCCGACGCCGAGGAAGGCCGCCACGCCGGAGAGACGGAGGGCCACTCCGGTGAAAGGGGAGAATTCCCGGCCGGCGGATCAGCACCGGTGGCCGGCGAGGACCCGGCATGTGGATCATCTCTCCAAGAGTGTGGATATAATTGATAATAAGAAGAAGGTTGTTGGAAATGGGAATGGGAATGGGTTTGGGAAAGTGGTGAGGGCTTTGCAGCAATCAATGGTGGTGGAGGGTGAGAAGAGAAGAGCTTCTTTTGATGGGTTAGGAGGGTTGAGTTTGGATTTGGGGAAAGCTGAGTTGCTGAAGGGTAATATTAATGCTAATAATCATAATAAGTCTTCATTGGCTTCTGATCTCACTGCTTCTGATACTGATAGTGTTTCCTCTGGGAGCACGTCAGGAGCACATGACTCTTCTGGGGCTGCCAAGGGCACTAAGGAGCCTCGTGGCATTGTTGTGTCTGCCAGGTTTTGGCAGGAAACTAACAGCAGGCTGCGCCGCCTTCAGGATCCCGGTTCGCCCTTGTCGACCAGCCCTGCTTCTAGGATTGGGGTGCCAAATAGGAATGCTCAGTTGAAAAGGTATAATAGTGATGGTCCCATGTTGTCGCCGCGAACCATGGCTTCTCCTGTCAGGGGGAATGTGAATGCTCGGCCTGCTTCGCCGAGTAAGCTTTGGGCGGGATCATCCCCGTCAAGGGGGGTTAGTCCTGCTAGGGTGAGAAGCACGGTTGCTAGTTCTATCAATAGTGGTTCGGGTAACACACCCTCGATTCTTAGCTTCTCTGCTGATGTGCGGAGAGGGAAGATTGGGGAAGATCGGATATTTGATGCGCATACGTTGAGGCTTCTGTATAACCGGTATGTGCAGTGGCGGTTCGTGAATGCAAGGGCAGATGCTACGTTTATGGTGCAGAAACTGAATGCTGAG AGACATTTGTGGAATGCATGGGTAACAATCTCAGAACTCCGGCATTCAGTCATACTTAAAAGAATCAAGCTTGTGTTAATGAGGCAAAAGTTGAAGTTAACTTCCATTCTAAAAGGACAG ATTTCTTATTTGGAGGAATGGGCCCTTCTGGATAGAGATCACTCCACTTCTTTGCTTGGAGCAACTGAAGCTTTGAAGGCCAGTACCCTCCGTCTTCCAGTTGTTGAAAAAGCAATA GCTGATGTACCAAATCTAAAGGATGCTTTGGGGTCAGCAGTTGATGTGATGCAGGCAATGGCATCCTCGATATACTCTCTTTCTTCAaag GTGGAAGAAACTAACTGCTTGGTGGCAGAAATCCTAAAGGTGACCTCAAAAGAAAGGTTTTTGCTTGAACATTGCAAGGAGTTTTTGTCCTCGTTAGCAGCCATGCAG GTCAAGGATTGTAGCTTAAGAACGCATATGTTACAACTTTCTCGTGTGCCAACTTCCAGCTGCCTGACAACACGTGTGTAG
- the LOC114371533 gene encoding QWRF motif-containing protein 2-like isoform X1: MVAAISEDPLTSSNGTIPRRPKGRQVSSRYMSHSPSPSSTTTTTTTTSTSTSTSTTSSSSRRFPSPLLSHSTNSSTPLLPKRSQSVDRRRPRPATPLPEAAKLLVTSTRSLSVSFQGEAFSLPVSKTKAASATPTPRKAATPERRRATPVKGENSRPADQHRWPARTRHVDHLSKSVDIIDNKKKVVGNGNGNGFGKVVRALQQSMVVEGEKRRASFDGLGGLSLDLGKAELLKGNINANNHNKSSLASDLTASDTDSVSSGSTSGAHDSSGAAKGTKEPRGIVVSARFWQETNSRLRRLQDPGSPLSTSPASRIGVPNRNAQLKRYNSDGPMLSPRTMASPVRGNVNARPASPSKLWAGSSPSRGVSPARVRSTVASSINSGSGNTPSILSFSADVRRGKIGEDRIFDAHTLRLLYNRYVQWRFVNARADATFMVQKLNAERHLWNAWVTISELRHSVILKRIKLVLMRQKLKLTSILKGQISYLEEWALLDRDHSTSLLGATEALKASTLRLPVVEKAIADVPNLKDALGSAVDVMQAMASSIYSLSSKQVEETNCLVAEILKVTSKERFLLEHCKEFLSSLAAMQVKDCSLRTHMLQLSRVPTSSCLTTRV, translated from the exons ATGGTGGCTGCCATTTCGGAAGACCCATTGACCTCTTCTAATGGCACCATCCCCAGAAGACCAAAGGGTAGGCAAGTTTCTTCAAGGTACATGTCTCACTCACCTTCACCTTCTTCAACCACAACTACAACAACAACTACTTCAACTTCAACTTCAACATCTACAACAAGTTCTTCTTCTCGTCGATTCCCTTCCCCTCTTCTCTCGCATTCCACCAATTCCTCCACCCCTTTGCTCCCAAAGCGTTCCCAATCGGTGGACCGCCGCCGCCCGCGCCCGGCGACGCCGCTTCCCGAGGCGGCGAAGCTTCTCGTGACTTCCACTAGGAGCCTGTCGGTTTCCTTTCAAGGAGAGGCCTTTTCGCTGCCCGTTAGCAAGACCAAGGCCGCCAGCGCCACCCCGACGCCGAGGAAGGCCGCCACGCCGGAGAGACGGAGGGCCACTCCGGTGAAAGGGGAGAATTCCCGGCCGGCGGATCAGCACCGGTGGCCGGCGAGGACCCGGCATGTGGATCATCTCTCCAAGAGTGTGGATATAATTGATAATAAGAAGAAGGTTGTTGGAAATGGGAATGGGAATGGGTTTGGGAAAGTGGTGAGGGCTTTGCAGCAATCAATGGTGGTGGAGGGTGAGAAGAGAAGAGCTTCTTTTGATGGGTTAGGAGGGTTGAGTTTGGATTTGGGGAAAGCTGAGTTGCTGAAGGGTAATATTAATGCTAATAATCATAATAAGTCTTCATTGGCTTCTGATCTCACTGCTTCTGATACTGATAGTGTTTCCTCTGGGAGCACGTCAGGAGCACATGACTCTTCTGGGGCTGCCAAGGGCACTAAGGAGCCTCGTGGCATTGTTGTGTCTGCCAGGTTTTGGCAGGAAACTAACAGCAGGCTGCGCCGCCTTCAGGATCCCGGTTCGCCCTTGTCGACCAGCCCTGCTTCTAGGATTGGGGTGCCAAATAGGAATGCTCAGTTGAAAAGGTATAATAGTGATGGTCCCATGTTGTCGCCGCGAACCATGGCTTCTCCTGTCAGGGGGAATGTGAATGCTCGGCCTGCTTCGCCGAGTAAGCTTTGGGCGGGATCATCCCCGTCAAGGGGGGTTAGTCCTGCTAGGGTGAGAAGCACGGTTGCTAGTTCTATCAATAGTGGTTCGGGTAACACACCCTCGATTCTTAGCTTCTCTGCTGATGTGCGGAGAGGGAAGATTGGGGAAGATCGGATATTTGATGCGCATACGTTGAGGCTTCTGTATAACCGGTATGTGCAGTGGCGGTTCGTGAATGCAAGGGCAGATGCTACGTTTATGGTGCAGAAACTGAATGCTGAG AGACATTTGTGGAATGCATGGGTAACAATCTCAGAACTCCGGCATTCAGTCATACTTAAAAGAATCAAGCTTGTGTTAATGAGGCAAAAGTTGAAGTTAACTTCCATTCTAAAAGGACAG ATTTCTTATTTGGAGGAATGGGCCCTTCTGGATAGAGATCACTCCACTTCTTTGCTTGGAGCAACTGAAGCTTTGAAGGCCAGTACCCTCCGTCTTCCAGTTGTTGAAAAAGCAATA GCTGATGTACCAAATCTAAAGGATGCTTTGGGGTCAGCAGTTGATGTGATGCAGGCAATGGCATCCTCGATATACTCTCTTTCTTCAaag CAGGTGGAAGAAACTAACTGCTTGGTGGCAGAAATCCTAAAGGTGACCTCAAAAGAAAGGTTTTTGCTTGAACATTGCAAGGAGTTTTTGTCCTCGTTAGCAGCCATGCAG GTCAAGGATTGTAGCTTAAGAACGCATATGTTACAACTTTCTCGTGTGCCAACTTCCAGCTGCCTGACAACACGTGTGTAG
- the LOC114369949 gene encoding 40S ribosomal protein S29: MGHSNVWNSHPKNYGPGSRTCRVCGNPHGLIRKYGLMCCRQCFRSNAKEIGFIKYR; encoded by the exons ATGGGACACTCCAACGTTTGGAATTCTCACCCAAAAAACTACGGTCCTGGTTCTCGCACTTG CCGAGTGTGTGGGAATCCACATGGATTGATCAGGAAGTATGGCCTTATGTGCTGCAGGCAGTGCTTCCGTAGCAATGCCAAGGAAATTGGCTTCATCAAG TATCGCTAA
- the LOC114369232 gene encoding uncharacterized protein LOC114369232 — MTISNHSFSRIDTLELKALIVRKVGRQRADKYFDQLRRLLSSKISKSEFDRICTVIIGRENIPLHNRLIRAILKNACLAKVPPVRGSARVGSATSVKDSNGSQRGSIQSLFGEAFPPSMRRISSLAARDHRFKGRQNAFGPLGKPHFGLASEELVYKTLEQQSATELNSLGSRPPISVEEGEEVEQMAGSPSIQSRSPVTAPLGVSMHFGRRLHFNVSLCSKDYPETCHSNGSLPDTRSLRSCLEQKLEKEGLTATVDSVNLLNNALDLYLKRLIESFMDLAGSRFGNEHLRQQNRQLGTSSNVLLPGRCMQTATRSTSASVLDFRLAMELNPQVLGPDWPIQLEKICIRASEE; from the coding sequence ATGACAATATCCAATCACAGTTTTTCTCGAATTGACACATTGGAGCTGAAAGCTCTGATTGTTCGGAAGGTTGGTCGTCAGAGAGCTGACAAGTACTTTGATCAGCTTCGAAGATTATTGAGTTCAAAGATAAGCAAGTCCGAGTTTGACAGGATTTGCACTGTGATAATTGGGAGGGAAAATATCCCTCTTCACAATCGACTCATTAGAGCAATTCTGAAGAATGCTTGTCTGGCTAAAGTCCCACCCGTGAGAGGCTCTGCAAGAGTTGGGAGTGCCACCAGTGTAAAAGATTCAAATGGGTCACAGAGAGGCTCTATTCAATCGCTGTTTGGGGAAGCGTTTCCTCCTTCCATGCGGAGAATAAGCTCTTTGGCTGCTCGAGACCATAGATTTAAGGGCCGCCAAAATGCTTTTGGGCCGCTGGGCAAGCCCCATTTTGGTCTTGCGTCTGAAGAATTGGTATATAAGACACTGGAGCAGCAGAGTGCAACAGAACTGAATTCCCTTGGCAGTAGACCTCCGATATCTGTTGAAGAGGGAGAGGAGGTTGAACAGATGGCTGGAAGCCCCAGCATTCAAAGTAGGAGCCCAGTTACAGCTCCTCTCGGTGTATCCATGCATTTTGGTCGTAGACTTCATTTCAATGTATCATTATGTAGCAAAGATTATCCAGAGACCTGTCACAGCAATGGATCTCTCCCTGACACTAGATCTTTGAGGAGTTGTTTGGAGCAAAAGTTGGAGAAGGAGGGTTTAACTGCGACAGTGGATTCTGTAAATCTGTTGAATAATGCACTGGATTTGTATCTGAAGAGGTTGATTGAGTCCTTTATGGATTTGGCTGGATCAAGATTTGGAAATGAGCATCTAAGACAGCAAAACAGACAGTTAGGAACCAGTTCAAATGTATTGCTACCTGGAAGATGTATGCAGACAGCAACAAGATCTACCAGTGCATCTGTTTTAGATTTTCGCCTTGCAATGGAGTTAAATCCACAAGTTCTTGGACCTGATTGGCCAATACAACTCGAGAAGATTTGCATACGTGCCTCTGAAGAGTGA